From one Rosa rugosa chromosome 4, drRosRugo1.1, whole genome shotgun sequence genomic stretch:
- the LOC133706835 gene encoding beta-amyrin 28-monooxygenase-like, whose amino-acid sequence MEIEMEMLIFSVLVLFVSTLYHLFRMLNRNASKNEVDHHQLQLPPGSSGWPIIGEGLAFMMTAKRGVPEKFIEERRIKYSSSHSKISNSSCKVFTTSLLRESVAVLCTAAGNKFLFSNENKLVHSWWPDTIYTIFAGLDKPDTHEDSIRLRKVLSPFFSPNCLQKYVGTMDAFTKRHMDVFWSDKKQVKVLALTKMHTFTLVCKIFLNVEDPAVIAKLDEPIQHIAAGFISALPINLPGTAFNRAIRASKQVRKDLEEMVEQRRIDLDRYRQTAMAEDLDESNNNNNDQDLMSKLLMDTYSNGRQMKETDISDIANKLKGLLIAASDNVVTTLCSIVMYLSELPTIYEAVLKEQMEIADSKADGELLNWGDIQKMKYTWNVACEVLRLEPPNPGTFREAMTDFVYEGYLIPKGMKLYWSVFSTHKNPEYFPDPKKFDPSRFDGGGPAPFSYIPFGGGPRMCPGREYARFTILVFMHNLVTRFRWEKIFLDEKMVMTPFLLPTKGLPVRLYPHPSTSSL is encoded by the exons ATGGAGATTGAGATGGAGATGCTTATCTTTTCTGTGCTAGTTCTCTTTGTTTCTACTTTGTACCATCTTTTTCGTATGTTGAATAGAAATGCTAGCAAAAATGAAGTTGATCATCATCAGCTTCAGCTCCCACCAGGAAGCTCAGGATGGCCCATCATCGGTGAAGGCCTTGCTTTTATGATGACAGCCAAAAGGGGTGTCCCGGAGAAGTTCATAGAAGAAAGGAGGATCAAGTACTCATCATCACATTCCAAAATCAGCAACAGCAGCTGCAAGGTGTTCACCACATCGTTGCTGCGTGAATCTGTGGCGGTGCTATGTACTGCCGCTGGAAACAAGTTCCTGTTTTCAAACGAGAACAAACTCGTCCACTCATGGTGGCCTGATACCATCTACACCATCTTTGCCGGACTCGACAAACCAGACACCCACGAGGATTCCATTCGACTCCGCAAAgttctttctccatttttcaGCCCCAATTGTCTCCAAAAGTACGTAGGGACCATGGATGCCTTCACCAAACGTCATATGGACGTGTTTTGGTCGGATAAAAAACAAGTCAAAGTTCTGGCCTTAACAAAGATGCACACCTTCACATTGGTGTGTAAAATCTTCTTAAACGTGGAGGATCCAGCAGTGATTGCCAAACTGGACGAGCCAATTCAGCATATCGCAGCAGGCTTCATTTCAGCGTTGCCGATAAATCTGCCTGGCACAGCATTCAACCGAGCCATCCGAGCATCCAAGCAAGTCAGGAAGGACCTTGAAGAAATGGTTGAACAGAGGAGAATCGATCTAGATCGATATCGACAGACGGCTATGGCAGAAGATCTAGATGagagtaataataataataatgatcaAGATTTGATGTCTAAGTTGCTGATGGACACATATAGCAACGGCCGACAGATGAAGGAAACCGACATCTCTGACATCGCCAACAAGTTAAAGGGTCTACTCATTGCCGCTTCTGACAACGTAGTCACCACCTTGTGTTCTATCGTCATGTATCTATCCGAGCTTCCTACAATTTATGAAGCCGTCCTCAAAG AGCAAATGGAGATAGCAGATTCAAAAGCAGATGGAGAATTGCTCAACTGGGGGGACATACAAAAAATGAAATATACATGGAACGTCGCATGTGAAGTGTTGAGATTGGAGCCGCCAAATCCTGGAACTTTTAGAGAGGCAATGACCGACTTTGTCTATGAAGGATATCTGATTCCTAAAGGAATGAAG TTATACTGGAGTGTGTTTTCGACACATAAAAACCCAGAGTACTTCCCAGATCCGAAAAAGTTTGACCCCTCAAGGTTCGACGGAGGAGGACCGGCTCCTTTTTCGTACATCCCATTTGGAGGAGGACCTCGGATGTGCCCCGGAAGAGAATATGCTCGTTTTACTATTTTGGTTTTCATGCATAACTTGGTCACCAGATTCAGGTGGGAGAAGATTTTTCTCGATGAGAAAATGGTAATGACCCCATTTCTTCTTCCTACCAAAGGACTTCCGGTTCGCCTTTATCCTCATCCGTCAACATCATCATTGTGA